A region of the Phaeodactylum tricornutum CCAP 1055/1 chromosome 1, whole genome shotgun sequence genome:
GAGCCAGGCTGGTCCGCCCGCCCCCGGATGGCCAAGGCTCTCATCTAATTTTAGAGTTTGGGGAGGCTTTTGTCATGACTATTTATATGGCCCCGCTTCTGGTTTCACTCAAAGCTTATTCCAAAAATCCTCCGGGCGAGAGCCATTCATGTGTCCAATCAGCCTCTTGGACGGCTACGCACGAAGAATTGAGAGACTGGCAGGGGGATTTGTCGGTATGGGGTACGAAGGGACCGTATGAAATTTTGGGCCACGTCGTCGAGGAACGCTTGCGAGACGCTTCGGCTCACGCCACATATGTGTTGCGAGCTTGCTTTGGCAAGGCTTCAAAGGAAAACGCGGGGGAGTTTGAGCGAGAGATTCTGGAGGCAACGGCGCTGCTGGAATTTTTGCAAATAGTGCGGACTTCCTACGTCCCAAACTGGGAAGACTCGGACGTTTAATGGCTGAATGCTCTCTCCAGACTATTTATTGTGTAGATTCTAGGAATACTGCACCATAAAGAAAGATCAGTTCCCTTCAACACTGAGCCTGCCCAGTGGGATAATGTCTAATACAAAAGGTAGTTGTACAACGACCTTGTAAGCAATTCACTCCCGATTTTGTAGGCATCTAGTTTTTCTGTTTTGCAGTTAGCGTGATGATTGGATTATTGtgtcgattgacagtgaatatcATATTCCTGAGATGCAGTGCTTTCATTGGCTCAGAGTATTTATTGATGAACATATAATGCCGGGACTCGGAAATTTGCGCACGGCTGTGCCAACTACCTTTACGCATGTTTGTTGCTTCGGCGATGTGACAAATGACCATGGTTGTCTTGCGACAAATGCCATCCCGATGGCCGGAacgcattcactgtcaatgtcaattcTCATTCTTACACTAGCCTGAATTCGTAACTCCGATAACGGCGCTCTCCTTTCAAGATGAAGACTCTGACACCGCGGGGAAGGTCTCGTTTGTTTCTGATGTTGTTTCTTCTCGTACTGGAAAGTTCTTACTACGCCCGCGCCACGAAGCATTCCTTCGAGACCTTTAGCGACCGTGGGACGCTCATTGGTCCAGTGGGTGTGCCGTTCGGCTTCAATTCCGGCGGAACCTTTGAGTTGGAAGTGTTCGATttcgaattacaggtactAAAAGGAGACGCCACCGAGACACTCAAGACGGTCGAGGCGGGCTTTTTCTTGCAGCGTTTCGCAAACGAAGCTGATTTTCGAAAGAAGATGGACGTCTTGCGATCGAACACCGACAAGTGCATCTTTCAGCACTtgcgtgacgacgacgatgatgagatACCGAGAGACGAGGAATTTGCCGACGAAGGCTTCGTTCGTACGGCCAAGGATGGCATTTTGCTTTCTATGAAGAATCGGCAGCTGTGGAAACCAGCAACCCCCTCAATCGACTACACGTTCCAGAAGGAAGAAGGCGGTCTCTACTTTTTGATCTATCAAGTTTGCGGAGGCTCTaccaaagagaaaattcgatCCACATTTGAACTCAACTTTAAATTCGTCAACTACGATTCATGGGACAATCCGTCTTTTCTGACCGCAGGCGAAATGAAACTACCGtccattttctttttcttcgccaTTAGTTACGCCGTTTGTCTCGTCACGTGGATCACCAACATTCTTGCAATTCGCCAAGGCAACGCCGGTCACTTTGGTCGCAACGGCCAAGGTGCTAACGTTTACGCAATACACTACCTGATGGCTGTCTTGCTCCTCTTTAAAACGTTAGCTGTCCTGTGCGAATCGCTGCGTTACCATAAAATCCGGAGAACAGGCCACGCCGAAGTTTGGTCCGTCTTTTACAGCATCTTTGGATTTATCAAGGGCGTCTTCCTCTTTACCGTCATTCTGTTGATTGGGTCAGGATGGTCGTTTGTAAAACCATGCTTAACgaacaaagaaaagaagTTGGTTGCATTTCTACTTACCTTACAGGTAGTCAACCAAATCGCTTTGATTGTCTTGTCTCAGAGAACCGAGGGAGAAAATGCGTTTGAGAAATGGACAGCCGTGTTACACTTGGTAGATATCCTTTGCTGTTGTGCGGTATTAGTACCGATTGTATGGCAAGTCAACGCGCTGGAAAAGAGCGTCACGGAAGACGGCGAAAACGATAGTGATTTCCTGGACGATGAAGAGCGAGAGATGGGCCTCACTAGCGGAACGGATGTTGGTGAAAAAGGTGCTATTTTGGCCAAACTCAAACTATTTCGGGCTTTCTACCTTTTGGTTGTCGCATATATATACGCTACGCGGATCCTGGTATATCTTTTTGCGACCATCTTAGACTATCATCATCTCTGGGTCCGATATTTTGTAGTCGAACTGGTAACGCTCGTTTTTTACGTCGTCGTTGGGTTCATTTTCCGGCCTATCAACGACCAAGCAAACTACTCCGGTTTCAAATGTGACGAGGCAGATGATGAACATGTCAGCCTCAAAAAGGGGATCGAAATGGCCCAGCGCCGAGTGGACTAATAGACAAAGtgtgtcacagtcagcactTCAACCCAGAGTTAGCTGGATTCATTGTGGTTCAGCCCGCTTGTGTCTATATCACTGTCAGCTCAAGGTTCGCATGATTGGTTACGTTACAGAGCTCCAAATTTTATACTCGCGCCTTACTGCTTGGATAATAGTCTCGGAATACCAACACATTAGTGATTTACTTTCAGTTCTAGTAAATTATTATTGTTCTGGGTGGGGAATGAGGAAGGGAAGTGAATGAAATTAAATACAAAATTCCGGCTGTGCCCCATATGATAGTTAGTTGAGGTCATGCAACAAGTGGAATATAGTAGCAGATATGAACCAGATCTGTTTAGGCCATGAAATCATCAAAAACAACTCCGCGGTTGTCGCGGATATCGAAACGAAGGGGCAAAAAGTAATCTGCCATACCTTCGGGGGTGTTGATTTGAATTCCTCCCAAGAGAGCAATCTTGCCGTTGCCCGCAACGTTCGAGCAGCCTTTGGCAACAATCTTCTGCATTAGCTCGTCCTGTGCGTCAAAAAGAGCGTACGGAAGTTCCACCATCGGGTCTTCAGCATTTTCCAAGCGTTCACCGTACGGGAGCAGCATATTGCCAACATAGCTTTGTTGCGCGTCGAGCGGATCCGTAGGCGGAGCAGCTTCTTCACCGCCATTTCGTACAGCGTTAACATACATCGATGCGGCGACACCAGATCCACAGCAAGACCCGCCCTTGGCCCGTCCACGTCGTTCGACCGTTCCAACCTTGCCGTTCGAGTCGACACCTACGTGCGGCCCGTACACCACCAAACACGAGCCACTGTCCGGAATATGCGCTGCCATGGCACCGAAACTGGTGACACCTCCAAACGCAAAGCCGGCGAGTCCGCCCATGTTGAAGTTTTCGCCGAATGCGGCCTTGAGGTCATCTTCCAAAGGACGGTTGACTTCGTCACAGCACAGCGAGGTAGCAACAAGAGAGTTCTTGCCGTACCCATAGCAGCCCAGTGTGCTGTTGATCTTGGCGAGgagcttttcgttcggtacCGCGTTGGGGAACACACTGGAGATCTTTGTAGCGGTAACGCGCGAGGGAGCATCAATAATCTTCTCAATAGTCTCGCCCTTGTTCGACAGGACGTCAAAGCGCAGTGGTAAAAAGTAGTCGGGCTGGTCGGCGGGGGTGTTGATCTGGATTCCTCCCAACAGAGCAATGCGACCGTTTCCTGCCACGTTACCGGATCCTTTCTCGATGATCTTGCGCATGAACTCGTCCTGGGCGTCAAACAAAGCGTACGGAAGCTCGACCATGGGCTCTTCTGCGGAGTTCAGACGGGCTCCATGGGGAAGGAGCATAGAGTTCACGAACGTCTGCTGCGCGTCCAGGGGGTCCGAGGGGGCGCCGGGGGGCTTGGCGTCACCCGCAAGGCAAGACTTCACAAAGCCAGCCGCGGCAACACCGGATCCACAGCAAGATCCGCCCTTCTGACGTCCGCGGCGCTCAACGGTACCCACGTTACCCTTGGAGTCCACACCAACGTGAGGCCCGTACACCACAACGCAAGAGCCCCCGTCGGGGATGTGCGCAGCCATGGCTCCGAAGGAGGTCAGACCTCCAAAGGGGAAGCCAGCGAGACCTCCCATGGAGAAGTAGCTACCGTAGGTCTCCGACAGAGCCTTATCGAGGGGACGGTTGACTTCGTCGCAACACAAGGAGGTAGCAATGAGGGAGTTTTCTCCGAATCCGAACTTTTCGAGACTGGATCTGATCGTTTCGACGAGCTGATCGTTCGTCTGGGCACCCGGGAAGACCTGACGGATCTTGGCCGTTGTAGGCTACACACGAGAGAAAGATGTgagaagaggaagagcaaGCAATGATGGTGGCAGCATAATCGTTTTAAGTACCTTGCTGGCAAAAGTTCGCTTCAGATACTGGACAAGCTTGATCACGACGTTAACGGCGATGATAGCGAGGAAGGCAACAGCAATGCTCAGAAAGATGTCGCCATTCATCGTGTCGGGCTCAGCGATAACGggttgctttttcttgaacATGCTGTAATATGTTTTTGCGTTTTGCTAGCGATTAACAAAAGTTGTTTGAGTCTtttttcgaagaagcgaATATCAATTTTGTGAGAAAAGGAAATTGCTCGTTTTCGTTCGCCTCAAGTTTCCCCGTAGATCGTTTTGCAGTGCGTTGCCACCACGGTTTTATTGATCTACGTCATGCGTCGGATACTCGCAAATCAAAAGCTGACGTTTACTTCGTTTTACAATGTTGGTATAACAGAAATAGTACATATTCATCGATACTTCAACGGCAAACTGTGGTACCACGACAGCAATATTCTGCCACCTCATCCAGAAATTTCGCAGGCCGTTGGTTGGCTGGGTTTGACGTCACAAATGCCACGAAGTGCTCGAAATCTAGAGAGCAGGGATTCTCCACAGACACGAACGTACGAGACTCCGATTAGATACTTAATGTAAACGGAAAGCTCTGCATCACATATCAATTTCGCACCACTAAAAGGACAAATGAAAACCCACTGTTCCTGTCCGAGTCTCCAGTGCATTTCATACTAATCAGGATATGCGAGACTCCTCGGTTAGCAAATTGAAAAGCGGACGGCTCGGGAGACGCAACCAATGCTCTTGAAAAGACAACCTTTCGGAAGCTTCTCTCCCGTGACCATGGCGGTACTAGAATTTCGAACGATTGATATAGATTGCACAGACGTCGACCTCGCGCACTTAGGCATGTTCAAGTCGGGCATACGTAGCTCTGACGCACACGGACTCAAATCACTTTCCTTGATCCCATCCATGCCACCAAGATTAAGAATCCGTTTTCCGCCAACGACGTCGACGATTTTTGATCCGGGTATAGCCCTCATCCAGGAGttcctctttttccaaaagggtGCTTGATCGAAAGCCTGTGATTGTGGACAGGTCCCTGGTAGGTAGGTGGTATTGTGCGAATATTCAAATTTGTACAATATTTGGTGCACTAACAGCAAGCGTCTTAGTTAAAGTTATATTGCCACAATGCGTATAGAGTACGGTTACCCTCGTAAGGTCTCGTGAAGAGGTAAAAAACATTTCGTCAAAGGAGAGCGCGATGCCGGTAAGATGGAGGAGAATGGCATCTCCATGCATAGCGATTGGCCTGCGTCATAGCCAGGAAAATGTGAGGTCTAGGTACCAGTCTCTACCAGGAAATCTTCAATGGTAACGTCGCGGTTGTCGCGAATATCGAAACGAAGGGGCAAAAAGTAATCTGCCATGCCTTTAGGCGTATTGATTTGAATTCCTCCCAAAAGAGCAATCTTGCCGTTGCCAGCAACGTTCGAGCAGCCTTTGGCAACAATCTTCTGCATTAGCTCGTCCTGTGCGTCAAAAAGAGCATATGGAAGTTCCACCATAGGGTCTTCCGCATTTTCCAAGCGTTCACCATACGGGAGTAGCATAGTGCCAACATAGCTTTGTTGCGCGTCGAGTGGATCCGTAGGCGGAGCAGCTTCTTCCCCGCCATTACGCACCGATCTGACGTACATTGACGCGGCGACACCAGATCCACAGCAAGACCCGCCCTTCGCCCGTCCACGTCGTTCGACCGTTCCCACCTTGCCGTTCGAGTCGACACCTACGTGCGGCCCGTATACCACCAAACACGAGCCACTGTCCGGAATATGCGCTGCCATGGCACCGAAACTGGTGACACCTCCAAACGCAAAGCCGGCGAGTCCGCCCATGTTGAAGTTTTCGCCGAATGCGGCCTTGAGGTCATCTTCCAAAGGACGGTTGACTTCGTCACAGCACAGCGAGGTAGCAACCAGAGAGTTCTTGCCGTACCCATAGCAGCCCAGTGTGCTGTTGATCTTGGCGAGgagcttttcgttcggtacCGCGTTGGGGAACACACTGGAGATCTTTGTAGCGGTAACGCGCGAGGGAGAATCAATAATCTTCTCAATAGTCTCGCCCTTGTTCGACAGGACGTCAAAGCGCAGTGGTAAAAAGTAGTCGGGCTGGTCGGCGGGGGTGTTGATCTGGATTCCTCCCAACAGAGCAATGCGACCGTTTCCTGCCACGTTACCGGATCCTTTCTCGATGATCTTGCGCATGAACTCGTCCTGGGCGTCAAACAAAGCGTACGGAAGCTCGACCATGGGCTCTTCTGCGGAGTTCAGACGGGCTCCATGGGGAAGGAGCATAGAGTTCACGAACGTCTGCTGCGCGTCCAGGGGGTCCGAGGGGGCGCCGGGGGGCTTGGCGTCACCCGCAAGGCAAGACTTCACAAAGCCAGCCGCGGCAACACCGGATCCACAGCAAGATCCGCCCTTCTGACGTCCGCGGCGCTCAACGGTACCCACGTTACCCTTGGAGTCCACACCAACGTGAGGCCCGTACACCACAACGCAAGAGCCCCCGTCGGGGATGTGCGCAGCCATGGCTCCGAAGGAGGTCAGACCTCCAAAGGGGAAGCCAGCGAGACCTCCCATGGAGAAGTAGCTACCGTAGGTCTCCGACAGAGCCTTATCGAGGGGACGGTTGACTTCGTCGCAACACAAGGAGGTAGCAATGAGGGAGTTTTCTCCGAATCCGAACTTTTCGAGACTGGATCTGATCGTTTCGACGAGCTGATCGTTCGTCTGGGCACCCGGGAAGACCTGACGGATCTTGGCCGTTGTGGGCTGTACAAAATTCATTGGAATAGAAGATGTGAGAAAGTGCCGTCGGTACCGGACTATTCAGGGATAGATCGTTGAACCTACCTGAGCGGCGAACGATCTCCACAAGAACTTCAACAGGTTAATGGTTACACTGATCCCGACAATTGTCAAGACAGCGACGACAGTGCCGAGGAAAATGTCGCCTGTTTCCATAGCCTCTTCCATGTCGGCACCGAGGTCCTTTGAAAGGTTCAATGAATCTTTGTTTGTAAGAGTTCGGTCGGTGGCGGATCGGAAGCGGATACACAGGAAATGGGAagatgacagtgagtggcATACCTCTCTTGGAAGCCCAAAAAAAGAGAACAGCTTGGAGTCGTTGCTGCATATCTTAACGTCAGGCTGACATCATCTTCAGCACAGTACAATGTGTACGTTTACTGACGAGTGTCTCAATGGACATCATCAACATAGAGCAGGTGGTTCAGTGCGCCAACACGCAGTCGGTGTTTAGGATTTATAGAACAGGTTGAAGGGGTATACACATCAGTTTTCATTATTTATAGTTATAGTTTGTCTCTGCCGTTTTCCCACGTCATTCGAGCCGTCCGTATCGAATCGGTGGAGCAACAATAGGAGAGATTTTTAGCGTTCGTTTCACTCTCGTTCCTTGTAAATCGTACTTGGAAGATCAGATCCGACCGTCCCGCGACGAACCTCCAATGATATCCGTCTCTCGTCATCCCGTCGGATGTTTGGGGCACTATACTACCCACGGACACCG
Encoded here:
- a CDS encoding predicted protein is translated as FLTAGEMKLPSIFFFFAISYAVCLVTWITNILAIRQGNAGHFGRNGQGANVYAIHYLMAVLLLFKTLAVLCESLRYHKIRRTGHAEVWSVFYSIFGFIKGVFLFTVILLIGSGWSFVKPCLTNKEKKLVAFLLTLQVVNQIALIVLSQRTEGENAFEKWTAVLHLVDILCCCAVLVPIVWQVNALEKSVTEDGENDSAILAKLKLFRAFYLLVVAYIYATRILVYLFATILDYHHLWVRYFVVELVTLVFYVVVGFIFRP
- a CDS encoding predicted protein, whose amino-acid sequence is MFKKKQPVIAEPDTMNGDIFLSIAVAFLAIIAVNVVIKLVQYLKRTFASKPTTAKIRQVFPGAQTNDQLVETIRSSLEKFGFGENSLIATSLCCDEVNRPLDKALSETYGSYFSMGGLAGFPFGGLTSFGAMAAHIPDGGSCVVVYGPHVGVDSKGNVGTVERRGRQKGGSCCGSGVAAAGFVKSCLAGDAKPPGAPSDPLDAQQTFVNSMLLPHGARLNSAEEPMVELPYALFDAQDEFMRKIIEKGSGNVAGNGRIALLGGIQINTPADQPDYFLPLRFDVLSNKGETIEKIIDAPSRVTATKISSVFPNAVPNEKLLAKINSTLGCYGYGKNSLVATSLCCDEVNRPLEDDLKAAFGENFNMGGLAGFAFGGVTSFGAMAAHIPDSGSCLVVYGPHVGVDSNGKVGTVERRGRAKGGSCCGSGVAASMYVNAVRNGGEEAAPPTDPLDAQQSYVGNMLLPYGERLENAEDPMVELPYALFDAQDELMQKIVAKGCSNVAGNGKIALLGGIQINTPEGMADYFLPLRFDIRDNRGVVFDDFMA
- a CDS encoding predicted protein, producing the protein MQQRLQAVLFFWASKRDSLNLSKDLGADMEEAMETGDIFLGTVVAVLTIVGISVTINLLKFLWRSFAAQPTTAKIRQVFPGAQTNDQLVETIRSSLEKFGFGENSLIATSLCCDEVNRPLDKALSETYGSYFSMGGLAGFPFGGLTSFGAMAAHIPDGGSCVVVYGPHVGVDSKGNVGTVERRGRQKGGSCCGSGVAAAGFVKSCLAGDAKPPGAPSDPLDAQQTFVNSMLLPHGARLNSAEEPMVELPYALFDAQDEFMRKIIEKGSGNVAGNGRIALLGGIQINTPADQPDYFLPLRFDVLSNKGETIEKIIDSPSRVTATKISSVFPNAVPNEKLLAKINSTLGCYGYGKNSLVATSLCCDEVNRPLEDDLKAAFGENFNMGGLAGFAFGGVTSFGAMAAHIPDSGSCLVVYGPHVGVDSNGKVGTVERRGRAKGGSCCGSGVAASMYVRSVRNGGEEAAPPTDPLDAQQSYVGTMLLPYGERLENAEDPMVELPYALFDAQDELMQKIVAKGCSNVAGNGKIALLGGIQINTPKGMADYFLPLRFDIRDNRDVTIEDFLVETGT